CAATCACCGAGATATCAGGGCTCATCATGTGCTGGACCTCACTGGACCCGTTTGAGGTAGTCAGGCGCCTCAGGACCTATGCAGAGGAGAACCCCTACCAGTTCCGGTTCGCAATCAAGTTCACTCCCATTGAGAGGTCCGTGCCAACAGACTTGGCCCATATTGTCGCAGCGGCACAGGAGATAGGGTCAAAGGTGCTACCGGATGAGTCCTTCCGTGTCACAGTCAGAAGACGACACACACAGCTAGACCCCATGAAGATAGTGAAGGCGGTAGCCGAGGTGTTCCACTCAAGAGTGGACTTGGACAACCCCGACAAGACCGTGCTCGTTGAGGTGCTTGGAGAGCAGACCGGAGTGTCGATTCTGAGACCAGAGGAAGACATACTCTCGATAATGACAATGCGTGGAGAGGAATACTGAGGGCTTCTGTCAGTCCTCAAAGGCCACAAGTGATACTCTGCCAGCGACGCATCTAGACAGAGACTCGAGAAGGTCCGGCAAGGACTCGGAGGCGGCAATTGTCCGAATCTCCTCTGCAGTGATATCGAAGGTCTCCATCACGTTCCGCATTCTCTCGGCAGAGGGCTCGAACGGGATGTCACATCCGGGCCCAATCCCGAGCGAGAGCCGGTTGATGCATTCAGCTACACGTTCCGGGTCCCTATCGATGACCAGAACTGCTACGGTTTCCATTTCATCGGCAACACCCATCTTCTGAAGCGCTGTCGAGATCTGTTTCTGTGCGGAGGCGAATCGTACGACCTCGACACCTAGACTTCGAGCCACCGCATACTTGCCCATCCACGCGTTGAGCGCGTTCTGTGCTGCAGACAGCAGATGCAGAGGACCTGCGATCAAGACCGGATTCAGTAGCTGCACTGCCATCAGATGACTGTACTGCGTTGATGCCATGCGAACGAGTTCGTCTGACTTCGTCCTGTGCACGTTCTTCAGCTCGTCAATACCAACACAGAACGTGTCATTGCCGTAGTACAGCCTTTCCAAGAGCATCTCAAAAGTACCCATCAGAGGAGGCTAGAGACGCTTTATGAAATAGTCGGCAACAGTGGGCTCGAATCCCACTTCGAAGACGAGCTTGTCACGTATCTGCTTGAGGTCCAAGGATGGGTCGTCCGTCTTGAACTTCTTCACCAGTGCGATGAGTGACTCTCGGACCTCCCATGGATAGACCGTCCAAGCATCGACCTTCTGCATGTAGTAGTCGGGAATCACACGAGAGGTCTCCTTCAGGTGAAGCACTGCCGATCTCACCTCTTGGACTCTCTGTGCTTTGATGTGCTCTATTGCATGGAATAGGCTCTCACCAGTGTCGGCCACCTCATCGACAACCAAGACACTCTGACCCTCTAACGGGACCAGCAACGGCTGGGTGATTCTTGGCTCTCGACCTCGCTTCCCCAAGTCGGTGTAGTACTCAATCCGCACATTCCACATCGTATTCGCGTAGAGCACATCAGATAGGATTCTTGCGGGAATCCAACCTCCACGCGCAATGCCCACGATCACTGTGGGTTTGTAACCACTCTCGACAATACGCTCAGAAAGCTGCAGAGTCAAGTTGTAGACATCCTGCCAGCTCAGAATCAAGTACTTCATGTCACAGAACGCCTGATGGTTTGACACGGGATGGCCTAGAAGGACCATATTAAGTATGTCAGTCCGCGCTCCACAGTCATGCGTATGAAACGGTTCGCCAAGTGGTGATTGGATGTCAGTGAAAGTGAGATTGCTAGTCACACGAGAGGCTGTTCACCAAGTTGGCAGGTCGTGCCTTCGCGGAGGCGGACAGAAAAGCTCGGAGGTTGAACACTCGTGGACATGCCGTGCGTGGTCTGTTGGTGTTGATACAGAAACACGGCAACTCGAATCTTACAACACATCATTAGGACTCGAAGCGTGATTCCAGTGCTAATCCATAGGACTGGCAAGACTCCGACAGACTCTGCCCAAGCGACCGCCTAGTGCTCAGCACGGCACAACACAAATCAGGGGAGATGTGAGTAGGACAGTTGGCGGAACCATTGAGAACCGACCTGCTATTGACTCACATTGGTCAGCTTGCGACCCTAGAGGGAGGAAGCAAGAGACCGAGAGTAGGAGACAGTATGAGAGAGCTCGGAATAGTCAGAGATGCAGCAGTAGCTGTATCAGGCGGCAGGTTCCAGGCGGTCGGAACGACCGAGGAGGTGGTTGCATCACTGGATGAAGACCCAGTCCTCCCAGAGATGGACTGCCATGGCATGTTCGCAATGCCGGGATTCGTCGACAGCCACACACACCTTGTGTTCGCCGGGTCAAGGGAGAACGACTTCGCCATGAAACTGGCTGGAAAGACGTATCTTGAGATACTCAAGGCGGGAGGCGGAATACTAAACAGTGTCACCGAGACCAGAAAGGCCACCGCAGAGCAGCTGATGAGGATAGCGTTCTCCTTTGGAGAAGAGATGGTCAGAGAGGGCACCACGACGATAGAGGTGAAGTCCGGATACGGTCTGAACACCGAGACAGAGGTCAAGATGCTGGATGTCGCGGCAGCTCTGGGCAAGATGCTTCCGGCCCGGATAGTAGCCACATTCCTCGGTGCTCATGCTGTGCCGCCAGAGTACGAGGGTCGCACCGATGACTATGTGGACATCGTGGTCAGCGAGATGATACCTCAAGTCGCATCCAGAGGCCTTGCTCAGTTCTGTGATGTCTTCTGCGAGAAGGGAGTATTCGATGTGGAACAGTCAAGACGGATACTTCTCGCGGCCAAGAAGGCCGGGATGAAGCTCAAGGTGCATGCCGATGAGATAGTTCAGCTGGGAGGGGCAGGTCTTGCTGCCGAGCTGGGTGCCACATCCGCAGACCATCTCCTGAGGGCATCAGAGGACGACCTTGAGGCAATGAGAAAAGCAGGGACCATCGCGACATTGCTCCCCGCAACCGCCTTCAGCCTCAATACCGAGTATGCAAATGCGCGCAAGATGATAGACATGGGCCTGCCTGTAGCACTTGCAACAGACTTCAATCCGAACTGCGCTAACAGCTCGATGTTCTTCACTCTTGCGCTCGCATGCTATAAGATGAGGATGTTTCCGAGAGAGGCAATAACCGCAGCCACAGTCAACGCAGCCCACGCACTTGCACTTCAGCAGGAGGTGGGTAGCGTGGAGGTGGGCAAACGGGCAGACCTCATCGTGCTGGAGTGTCCTAGTCCAGAGTACCTGTCCTACAGGTTCGGAATGAACTTGGTTCACACCATGATTGCGAATGGGGAAGTCGTGCACTCAAGGATTGGAACATGAACAGCTCACTGTCTCAACAGTGGACCCACTGTCGATTCTACCGCCTTGACAACCTGACCGGAGTCCATGATCTCTCGTATCTTCACGATGTCCGCACTCAGTGGCCGGTCATCTTCAACGAATGGCACAGACTTGCGTATGACATCCCGGGCAGTCTCAAGCGCAGGGGAGGACTTGAGTGGGAGTAGCAGGTCCATGCCCTGTGTAGCACACAGGTACTCGATTGCTACGACGTTCCGGACGTTCTCAAGTATCTGACGAGCCTTTCTCGCCGCTATCGTCCCCATACTGACATGGTCCTCTTGTTCTGCACTTGTTGGTATCGAGTCCACGCTCGCAGGATGGGCAAGGACCTTGTTCTCTGAGACCAGTGCTGCGGCAGTGTATTGAGCAATCATCATCCCTGATTCCAGACCGCTCTCGCGGGTGAGAAAAGCTGGCAGACCACTGAGCTTCGGGTCCACGAGCCTGTTGACCCTCCTCTCAGCTATGTTGGCCATCTCTGAGAGGGCGATTCCAAGAAAGTCCATCGCGAGGGCGATGGGCTGCCCGTGGAAGTTTCCGCCAGACATGACGGCATTGCCCTCTGTGAACACAAGTGGATTGTCAGTAGCGGAGTTGATCTCGGTGGCAATCACGTCCCGCACGTATCTTATGGCGTCAAGTGAGGCGCCGAGGACCTGAGGAGCGCATCTGAGCGAGTAGGCGTCCTGCACCTTTCCACAGTTGGCATGAGACCGGTTTATCTCGCTGTCTGACAGAAGGCAAAGCATGGCACTGGCCACATCATGCTGTCCTCTGTGTGGTCGCACATTGTGTATGCGCTCGTCAAGAGCGACTCGTGTCCCGCGCAGTGCTTCCAAGCTCATGCAGGCCGCAATGACAGCATTGCGCATCAGGTCCATGGCATCATGCACGGCCAATGCACCGACCGAGGTCATTGGCTGGGTCCCGTTTATCAAAGCGACACCCTCCTTGGCCTGAAGCTCAAGCGGCACTATCCCCGCTTTGTTCATTGCAGAACGCCCGTCCATCCTCTTCCCGCGATAGAATGCTTCACCTTCACCAATCATGACGAGAACCATGTGCGACAGGGGTGCCAAGTCGCCACTTGACCCCACAGAGCCCATCTGAGGCACTACGGGAGTCACTCCCCTATTGAGCATGGCAAGCAGGGTCTCCACCACATCCACACGAACTCCTGAGAAACCCTTTGAGAGTGCGTTCGCCCTCAGAAGCATCATGCCCCGTACCACTTCAGGCGGGAACGGTTCGCCGACCCCTACACTGTGACTGCGTATCAGGTTCACCTGGAGACGCGCTAGGTCGTCCGGGGCAATGGACACATGCGCAAGGTCACCGAATCCAGTATTGACACCATAGACTGTGCGTCCCTCGGATATGGCACGCTCTATCACACGTCTGCTCTGCAGGACTCGTTCCCTGGCAGCCTCAGCCAGTCGGACCTGAGCACCCTCTCTGGCAACCTTCACCACCGACTCGATGGTCAGATGCTCACCGTCAACATCGATTGATATGGCCGTGACCTCCAAGTGTTCGGCACAGCGACCGTCGTGTGTCTTTTAGGATTGTCGCATGGCAGTCTGCTCTGGACGCCATACTCGGACTCTGACTGGGACAAGGACTGCGTTCTCCTGCAGCCAGTCTTCCAGCATGGTAACGTTCCGTGGCTCATCGGTGTCGCATAGAGAACCACTAACAGGTGTCATCATTTGTCAGGGCATCCTCTCGAGTCGCTTACGGACCATGTCCTCCACGAGGCCTTCCTCGGGAATGTAGGGGAGTGTAATGTGTCCCGCACCATCTGCTCTGCGGTTCCACTCAGCAGCGGTCTCCATTGCGTTGGGATTGCGAGCCCATGCACGACGGGCAATGCCACCAACCACATCCCAGTCCAGTGCCACACGGATTGTGCGGTCCACTCGCTCACTGCCATCAAGCACTAGTCCGAATCCGCCGTTGATGGCCTTGCCGGTACCCACGCCACCTCCATTCGACAGCACTACGAGGGTCATGCCTCGGGCAGCATTGCCCGCCCAGCACTGGTGCGCCATGTCACTCATCACATTGCTGCCGTCACGTATGTTTGCGGTCTCTCGGAAGGGAGAGTCAGTCCCGCTGACATCGTGATGATCCCTGCCAAGCATTATCGGGCCCACCTTGCCCTCTCGGACCAGCCTATTGAATGCAAGGGCAATCTTGACTCGCCCTTCGCCATCAGCATAGAGGATTCTGGCCTGGGACCCGACTACAAGCTGGTTGCGTTCAGCATTCTTAATCCAGACATAGTTGTCACGGTCCTGTCCTCTCCTGTGCGGGTCAATGCATGACATCGCAGTCTGATCGGTGGTCACTAGGTCCTCGTGTCTTCCTGAGAGACACACCCACCTGAACGGCCCATACCCGTAGTCGAAGCAGAGGGGACCCATCAGGTCTTCCACGTATGACGGAAACACGAAGCCCTCAGTTGTATCCCTGCCGTTTCGTGCCACTGACGTCACTCCAGCATCGAAGACGGCCTTCAGAAAACTGTTCCCGTAGTCCCAGAAGTGTGTGCCCCGCCGGGTCATTGCGGAGATGAGCTCGAATTGCTTCCGGAGGGAAGAGTCTACCAGCTCGCGGAATCGCCTCCGGTCACTGCGCAGTAGTTCTCGGCCCTCTTCGAACGTGACCCCCTGTGGGGTGTACCCTCCACCGTAGACATCATGACAAGAAGTCTGATCAGAGGCAAGGTCCACTTGCACTCCCTCGTCCAGAGCGTACTGCCAGAGGTCCACTACGTTCCCGTGATAGCCGATTGATACAGCACGGCCGCTGGCTCGATGGTCCTCCACCCAGTCGAATACCTGTTCAAGACTGTCGGAGGAGAGCTTCAACCAACCCTGTCGGCTCCGAGTCTCAATTCGACTCTTGTCAACCTCGGCAATCACTCCGACGCCACCAGCAATCTCAATTGCCTTCGCTTGAGCGCCGCTCATTCCGCCAAGTCCAGAGGTCAAGAACACCTTGCCACTCAGGTCCCTGTCCGGAGGGATTTTCAGGTAGAGTCGCCCTGCGTTCAACAGTGTGATGTAGGTGCCGTGTACGATGCCCTGGGGACCTATGTACATCCAGCCGCCAGCTGTCATTTGGCCGTAGTTGGCCACACCCATGGCGGCTGCCCGCTGGAAACCTGTAGGAGTGTCAAACATCCCGACCATGAGTCCGTTGGTCGATATCACGCGTGGTGCATCACGACTGGAAGGGAAGAGGCCAACCGGATGACCTGAACTGACAACAAGCGTCTGCTCTTCTGTCATTGACTCGAGGTAGAGCTTGATGAGCCTGTACTGAAGCCATGACTGACACACCTGTCCGCTCTCTCCGTACGTCACGAGCTCGTATGGATACAGGGCAACATCGAAGTCGAGATTGTTGTCAATCATCAGCTGAAGGGCTCGTGCTTCGAGAATCCCCTTGTACTCGTCAACAGGACGTGCCTTGATGGCTCCGGGAGGACGGTAGCGGTAGGCATAGACTCTGCCCCGTGTGATGAGCTCTTCCAAGAACTCTGCGGCCATCTTCTTGTGGTGCTTCTTGGGAACGTACCGAAGTGCGTTCTTGACTGCAAGTACAGTCTCGGACTCAGACAGCTCATATCCTCTGCTTGGAGCTCTCCGATAACGGGGGTCAAAGACAGGGTCAGGGGGCAGCTCGTCGGGCAACCTCAGGGTCATGGCCTGCGTGACATCAAGGTCCAAACGCATTCACCACTAAAGAGACAACTTGGTTAGTTCATAAAGGCTACCACTAGGTGGACCAGCTGATTGCCGAACTTGGTATGGTGGTCATACTCTGTTGGCGTGCCGATTGTTCGTCAATCTCAGACAAGAGCACTGTCCGGACCGTGCCATCACCGCAGGACACATGGATGGCCTACCGACAGTAATGCTCCGAGTTGGACCTCTACGGATAGGGAATGCAAGAGACCGGTCCCAGTCGCCCATGTCATATATGCGCAGCACATCGGTCAACGTACTGCTCAAAGGGGAGACCTATACCATCATGCGTAGCCCTAGAGAGGTCTGCCGCTTACTCAGATGTCGCCGAGTTCTTAAGTCACTGCTGGCAGGCCCTTGTCACTTGAGGGAACTCGCAGAATGGGCGGCATTCTCTTCTTCAGGACCAAGATGCTTGACAAGGTGGTCAGTTTCTACGTCGATGCTCTGGACATGAGCATATGGCTAGACCAAAGAGACTGTGTGATACTGCGAAGAGACAACCTGCTCATAGGATTCTGCAGTCGAGATGCTGCAGACCTCTGTGGGATAGTGACACTTTACTACTCAACGCAGACCGAGGTCGACAGGATGTATCAGAAACTAAAGCATTGTGCAGAGGGGGAGCCCAAGACAAATCAGAAATACCAGATCTACCACTTTCTTGCAAGAGGTCCTGAAGGTCGAGTCATCGAGGTCCAGCAGTTTCTTCATCCAGTAGATGACCTATAGCCGGTGACACTTCTCTCCTAGTGGGACAACCTATCCTACGAGGCTCCTAGAGTGCGACCAGAGAGGACGATGTGCTACTCCATCCAAGTCGTCGGGCGTTCTGGAATGCCTCACTTGACTCCTTGTGGTGTCCAAGAATCCAGAGCAGAAGTCTCAACTTGTTCTGGACATCAGGGTCATCGGGCGAGGCCTCTGCCTCCTTTCGTATTCCCTCCTCCATCTGGCGATACTCCTATATCTCTCGAAGACGCTCTTCCCTCGCCGCCTCAAGGACTCTGTAGATGTGTTCGCCAGGCCGACTCAGTGTGTATTCCATCACCTCGGGCGGGAGTGACTTCACAAGCTGGTTGATTACCGCGTTCGGTGTGTCACGTGTCCGCCAGATTTCGCCCTCAATGAGCATGGTTTCATACTTGGACTCCATGAATTCCAGTACGGTCTTGAGACCGACTGTCACGGGATTATCGCTTCCAAGCTCGCTATTACAGGAGTTCCACTCATAATAGACGACCTCGTTTCCAATCAGATAGACAGACCGCGGAGTGGGGTCGATGCGTTTTGTGTCGTCAAGCAGTGTCCTGACCGTATACTTGTCGCGGGGAGGAAGCTTCTCACGCAGTCCTGCAGACATGGCATGAGAACACTGCAAACACAACAAGATAAACAATACCTCGGCAAACCATGCAGGACGAGAACAGCCTATCTGTGAATGCATGATGCTGTCCGCACGCC
This window of the Candidatus Thorarchaeota archaeon genome carries:
- a CDS encoding imidazolonepropionase, encoding MRTDLLLTHIGQLATLEGGSKRPRVGDSMRELGIVRDAAVAVSGGRFQAVGTTEEVVASLDEDPVLPEMDCHGMFAMPGFVDSHTHLVFAGSRENDFAMKLAGKTYLEILKAGGGILNSVTETRKATAEQLMRIAFSFGEEMVREGTTTIEVKSGYGLNTETEVKMLDVAAALGKMLPARIVATFLGAHAVPPEYEGRTDDYVDIVVSEMIPQVASRGLAQFCDVFCEKGVFDVEQSRRILLAAKKAGMKLKVHADEIVQLGGAGLAAELGATSADHLLRASEDDLEAMRKAGTIATLLPATAFSLNTEYANARKMIDMGLPVALATDFNPNCANSSMFFTLALACYKMRMFPREAITAATVNAAHALALQQEVGSVEVGKRADLIVLECPSPEYLSYRFGMNLVHTMIANGEVVHSRIGT
- a CDS encoding urocanate hydratase codes for the protein MRLDLDVTQAMTLRLPDELPPDPVFDPRYRRAPSRGYELSESETVLAVKNALRYVPKKHHKKMAAEFLEELITRGRVYAYRYRPPGAIKARPVDEYKGILEARALQLMIDNNLDFDVALYPYELVTYGESGQVCQSWLQYRLIKLYLESMTEEQTLVVSSGHPVGLFPSSRDAPRVISTNGLMVGMFDTPTGFQRAAAMGVANYGQMTAGGWMYIGPQGIVHGTYITLLNAGRLYLKIPPDRDLSGKVFLTSGLGGMSGAQAKAIEIAGGVGVIAEVDKSRIETRSRQGWLKLSSDSLEQVFDWVEDHRASGRAVSIGYHGNVVDLWQYALDEGVQVDLASDQTSCHDVYGGGYTPQGVTFEEGRELLRSDRRRFRELVDSSLRKQFELISAMTRRGTHFWDYGNSFLKAVFDAGVTSVARNGRDTTEGFVFPSYVEDLMGPLCFDYGYGPFRWVCLSGRHEDLVTTDQTAMSCIDPHRRGQDRDNYVWIKNAERNQLVVGSQARILYADGEGRVKIALAFNRLVREGKVGPIMLGRDHHDVSGTDSPFRETANIRDGSNVMSDMAHQCWAGNAARGMTLVVLSNGGGVGTGKAINGGFGLVLDGSERVDRTIRVALDWDVVGGIARRAWARNPNAMETAAEWNRRADGAGHITLPYIPEEGLVEDMVRKRLERMP
- a CDS encoding phosphoribosyltransferase; the protein is MVLLGHPVSNHQAFCDMKYLILSWQDVYNLTLQLSERIVESGYKPTVIVGIARGGWIPARILSDVLYANTMWNVRIEYYTDLGKRGREPRITQPLLVPLEGQSVLVVDEVADTGESLFHAIEHIKAQRVQEVRSAVLHLKETSRVIPDYYMQKVDAWTVYPWEVRESLIALVKKFKTDDPSLDLKQIRDKLVFEVGFEPTVADYFIKRL
- the hutH gene encoding histidine ammonia-lyase; amino-acid sequence: MDVDGEHLTIESVVKVAREGAQVRLAEAARERVLQSRRVIERAISEGRTVYGVNTGFGDLAHVSIAPDDLARLQVNLIRSHSVGVGEPFPPEVVRGMMLLRANALSKGFSGVRVDVVETLLAMLNRGVTPVVPQMGSVGSSGDLAPLSHMVLVMIGEGEAFYRGKRMDGRSAMNKAGIVPLELQAKEGVALINGTQPMTSVGALAVHDAMDLMRNAVIAACMSLEALRGTRVALDERIHNVRPHRGQHDVASAMLCLLSDSEINRSHANCGKVQDAYSLRCAPQVLGASLDAIRYVRDVIATEINSATDNPLVFTEGNAVMSGGNFHGQPIALAMDFLGIALSEMANIAERRVNRLVDPKLSGLPAFLTRESGLESGMMIAQYTAAALVSENKVLAHPASVDSIPTSAEQEDHVSMGTIAARKARQILENVRNVVAIEYLCATQGMDLLLPLKSSPALETARDVIRKSVPFVEDDRPLSADIVKIREIMDSGQVVKAVESTVGPLLRQ
- a CDS encoding RNA-binding protein, whose protein sequence is MTCEVINLRRLNLLVGCPRDRERAAKAEVQYFIGDLMGDDRINISITEISGLIMCWTSLDPFEVVRRLRTYAEENPYQFRFAIKFTPIERSVPTDLAHIVAAAQEIGSKVLPDESFRVTVRRRHTQLDPMKIVKAVAEVFHSRVDLDNPDKTVLVEVLGEQTGVSILRPEEDILSIMTMRGEEY
- a CDS encoding VOC family protein, with translation MGGILFFRTKMLDKVVSFYVDALDMSIWLDQRDCVILRRDNLLIGFCSRDAADLCGIVTLYYSTQTEVDRMYQKLKHCAEGEPKTNQKYQIYHFLARGPEGRVIEVQQFLHPVDDL